A stretch of the Siniperca chuatsi isolate FFG_IHB_CAS linkage group LG24, ASM2008510v1, whole genome shotgun sequence genome encodes the following:
- the mrpl39 gene encoding 39S ribosomal protein L39, mitochondrial isoform X1, with protein MATRTVCQVLQRRLASVAAAARPPAAEVRSQRNAVFSREQARQRALYPRIEKIEVSMQGPGLDGTLLIMNRGMSTPLSCARHLTEHHVTNSVLALVNGEPWPLHQPLTHSCSLTLLTFKDSDPTLVNQAYWRSCAALLGQVLETAFKDDFTVELLSTPEVPVTSGAFCCDVVLDPQLDSWTPSEESLRSLTRGAQQLIHQDLAWEPLEVAPSVALEVFSHSRCKQEEVEQKAAQNPKGKVMLYRCGDHVLLSVGPLVARTGLCSQYEVTALHSLGQGSWGLHRRAQGLSPCPAAAGSPHSLEETEAAGRETG; from the exons atGGCGACCAGGACCGTGTGTCAAGTTCTCCAGCGCC GCCTTGCATCTGTCGCGGCGGCTGCGCGTCCTCCGGCCGCCGAGGTCCGCAGCCAGCGCAACGCCGTTTTCTCCAGAGAGCAGGCCAGGCAGAGAGCTCTGTACCCTCGCATTGAGAAGATAGAGGTGTCCATGCAGGGCCCGGGGCTGGATGGTACACTGCTCATCATGAACAGAGGAATGTCCACGCCACTGAGCTGTGCCAGAC ACCTGACAGAGCATCATGTGACCAACTCGGTACTGGCCCTGGTGAACGGGGAACCGTGGCCTCTCCACCAGCCCCTCACCCACTCCTGCTCACTCACTCTGCTCACATTTAAAGACAGTGACCCAACACTGGTCAACCAG GCCTATTGGCGTTCCTGCGCTGCCTTGCTAGGCCAGGTGCTGGAGACTGCGTTCAAGGACGACTTTACTGTGGAGCTGCTCAGCACACCAGAGGTGCCAG TCACTTCAGGGGCTTTCTGCTGTGATGTGGTGCTCGACCCTCAGCTGGACTCATGGACTCCCtccgag gAGTCGTTGCGGTCTCTGACCCGAGGGGCCCAGCAGCTGATCCACCAGGACCTGGCCTGGGAGCCTCTGGAGGTGGCACCCTCTGTGGCGCTGGAGGTCTTCTCACACAGCAG gtgtaaacaggaagaGGTGGAACAGAAGGCAGCACAAAATCCCAAAGGCAAAGTGATGCTCTACAG atGTGGTGACCATGTGCTGCTGAGTGTGGGCCCCCTGGTGGCCAGGACAGGCCTCTGCTCCCAGTACGAGGTGACAGCCCTCCACAGCCTGGGACAGGGATCCTGGGGCCTCCACCGTCGTGCACAGGGCCTCTCCCCCTGCCCTGCAGCTGCAG GCTCACCACACAGTCTGGAGGAAACTGAGGCAGCGGGCAGAGAAACTG gTTGA
- the LOC122871796 gene encoding ras-related protein Rap-2a-like, producing the protein MREYKVVVLGSGGVGKSALTVQFVTGTFIEKYDPTIEDFYRKEIEVDSSPSVLEILDTAGTEQFASMRDLYIRNGQGFILVYSLVNQQSFQDIKPMRDQIIRVKRYQQVPVVLVGNKVDLEEEREVSPSEGQALAEDWGCPFMETSAKSKTMVDELFAEIVRQMDFCPLPDRRETCCPACSIQ; encoded by the exons ATGCGGGAGTATAAGGTGGTGGTGCTCGGCAGCGGCGGGGTGGGGAAGTCCGCGCTGACGGTCCAGTTTGTCACCGGAACATTTATAGAGAAGTACGACCCGACCATTGAAGATTTCTACAGAAAGGAGATCGAGGTGGACTCCTCTCCGTCCGTGCTGGAGATCCTCGACACAGCCGGCACCGAGCAGTTCGCCTCAATGAGGGACCTTTACATCAGGAACGGCCAAGGCTTCATTCTGGTCTACAGTCTGGTCAACCAGCAAAGTTTTCAGGACATAAAGCCCATGAGAGACCAGATCATCAGGGTGAAAAG GTATCAGCAGGTGCCGGTGGTGCTGGTAGGAAACAAGGTGGAcctggaagaggagagggaagtgTCCCCCAGCGAGGGGCAGGCGCTGGCTGAAGACTGGGGCTGCCCCTTCATGGAGACGTCGGCCAAGAGCAAGACCATGGTGGACGAGCTTTTCGCCGAGATCGTGAGGCAGATGGACTTCTGCCCTCTGCCAGACCGGAGAGAGACCTGCTGCCCCGCCTGCAGCATACAGTAG
- the mrpl39 gene encoding 39S ribosomal protein L39, mitochondrial isoform X2 — MATRTVCQVLQRRLASVAAAARPPAAEVRSQRNAVFSREQARQRALYPRIEKIEVSMQGPGLDGTLLIMNRGMSTPLSCARHLTEHHVTNSVLALVNGEPWPLHQPLTHSCSLTLLTFKDSDPTLVNQAYWRSCAALLGQVLETAFKDDFTVELLSTPEVPVTSGAFCCDVVLDPQLDSWTPSEESLRSLTRGAQQLIHQDLAWEPLEVAPSVALEVFSHSRCKQEEVEQKAAQNPKGKVMLYRCGDHVLLSVGPLVARTGLCSQYEVTALHSLGQGSWGLHRRAQGLSPCPAAAVTLSSSLQAHHTVWRKLRQRAEKLVEVSIPEEVTPSSPPISTPPTSQ, encoded by the exons atGGCGACCAGGACCGTGTGTCAAGTTCTCCAGCGCC GCCTTGCATCTGTCGCGGCGGCTGCGCGTCCTCCGGCCGCCGAGGTCCGCAGCCAGCGCAACGCCGTTTTCTCCAGAGAGCAGGCCAGGCAGAGAGCTCTGTACCCTCGCATTGAGAAGATAGAGGTGTCCATGCAGGGCCCGGGGCTGGATGGTACACTGCTCATCATGAACAGAGGAATGTCCACGCCACTGAGCTGTGCCAGAC ACCTGACAGAGCATCATGTGACCAACTCGGTACTGGCCCTGGTGAACGGGGAACCGTGGCCTCTCCACCAGCCCCTCACCCACTCCTGCTCACTCACTCTGCTCACATTTAAAGACAGTGACCCAACACTGGTCAACCAG GCCTATTGGCGTTCCTGCGCTGCCTTGCTAGGCCAGGTGCTGGAGACTGCGTTCAAGGACGACTTTACTGTGGAGCTGCTCAGCACACCAGAGGTGCCAG TCACTTCAGGGGCTTTCTGCTGTGATGTGGTGCTCGACCCTCAGCTGGACTCATGGACTCCCtccgag gAGTCGTTGCGGTCTCTGACCCGAGGGGCCCAGCAGCTGATCCACCAGGACCTGGCCTGGGAGCCTCTGGAGGTGGCACCCTCTGTGGCGCTGGAGGTCTTCTCACACAGCAG gtgtaaacaggaagaGGTGGAACAGAAGGCAGCACAAAATCCCAAAGGCAAAGTGATGCTCTACAG atGTGGTGACCATGTGCTGCTGAGTGTGGGCCCCCTGGTGGCCAGGACAGGCCTCTGCTCCCAGTACGAGGTGACAGCCCTCCACAGCCTGGGACAGGGATCCTGGGGCCTCCACCGTCGTGCACAGGGCCTCTCCCCCTGCCCTGCAGCTGCAG TCACGttgtcttcctctctgcagGCTCACCACACAGTCTGGAGGAAACTGAGGCAGCGGGCAGAGAAACTG gTTGAGGTGTCGATACCTGAAGAAGTGactccatcctctcctcctatCTCAACTCCTCCGACCAGCCAGTAA
- the jam2a gene encoding junctional adhesion molecule 2A isoform X1, whose product MEGTSLYLPIVILLMQCSPSIPVTVSTISHIVEVREFSDAVLSCMFRTESDQNPRIEWKKKGKDVFFVYFDGHFKGPFEGRATIEAATVTLQRVTQEDAGVYHCEISAPHDSVNLGETNVTLKVLVPPHTPSCEIPSGAVTGSGVQLRCRDQQSIPPATYSWFKDSQLISPPRHANATYVINSHTGILEFKAVAKEDTGHYSCLASNKVGPSKMCKGKHMTIEDVNVSAIVAAVGVVCLVIVVCGCGGFLLHRSGFFSPGHRGRSFWISQGHGAAHISSQTLHRTEDTSNVNYIPPPQEPQDFKHTQSFML is encoded by the exons ATGGAGGGGACGTCCCTGTATCTGCCTATTGTGATTTTACTGATGCAAT gtTCCCCCTCCATTCCTGTTACTGTGTCGACCATCAGTCACATTGTGGAGGTGCGCGAGTTCTCAG ATGCGGTGCTGTCCTGCATGTTCCGCACAGAGAGCGACCAGAACCCACGCATCGAGTGGAAGAAGAAGGGGAAAGATGTTTTCTTTGTGTACTTTGATGGACACTTCAAAG GTCCCTTTGAGGGCCGGGCGACCATTGAAGCGGCCACGGTGACGCTGCAAAGGGTGACCCAGGAGGATGCTGGGGTGTACCACTGTGAGATCAGTGCTCCTCATGACTCTGTCAACCTGGGCGAGACCAATGTCACCCTCAAAGTCCTGG TGCCCCCACACACTCCATCATGTGAAATCCCCAGTGGGGCAGTGACAGGCTCAGGGGTGCAGCTGCGCTGTAGGGACCAACAGAGCATCCCGCCTGCTACATACTCGTGGTTCAAGGACAGCCAGCTGATCAGTCCACCTCGCCACGCCAACGCCACATATGTAATCAACTCACACACAGGAATactg GAGTTTAAAGCTGTAGCCAAAGAGGACACCGGCCACTACAGCTGCCTGGCTTCGAACAAAGTGGGACCGTCAAAGATGTGCAAGGGCAAGCACATGAcgatag AGGATGTCAACGTCTCGGCCATAGTGGCAGCAGTGGGGGTGGTCTGCCTGGTCATCGTGGTCTGTGGATGCGGGGGATTCCTCTTACACCGCAGTGGTTTCTTCAGCC CAGGACACAGAGGAAG GTCATTTTGGATCTCCCAGGGTCATGGTGCAGCCCACATCAGCAGCCAAACCCTGCACAGAACTGAGGACAC
- the jam2a gene encoding junctional adhesion molecule 2A isoform X2 yields the protein MEGTSLYLPIVILLMQCSPSIPVTVSTISHIVEVREFSDAVLSCMFRTESDQNPRIEWKKKGKDVFFVYFDGHFKGPFEGRATIEAATVTLQRVTQEDAGVYHCEISAPHDSVNLGETNVTLKVLVPPHTPSCEIPSGAVTGSGVQLRCRDQQSIPPATYSWFKDSQLISPPRHANATYVINSHTGILEFKAVAKEDTGHYSCLASNKVGPSKMCKGKHMTIEDVNVSAIVAAVGVVCLVIVVCGCGGFLLHRSGFFSRHRGRSFWISQGHGAAHISSQTLHRTEDTSNVNYIPPPQEPQDFKHTQSFML from the exons ATGGAGGGGACGTCCCTGTATCTGCCTATTGTGATTTTACTGATGCAAT gtTCCCCCTCCATTCCTGTTACTGTGTCGACCATCAGTCACATTGTGGAGGTGCGCGAGTTCTCAG ATGCGGTGCTGTCCTGCATGTTCCGCACAGAGAGCGACCAGAACCCACGCATCGAGTGGAAGAAGAAGGGGAAAGATGTTTTCTTTGTGTACTTTGATGGACACTTCAAAG GTCCCTTTGAGGGCCGGGCGACCATTGAAGCGGCCACGGTGACGCTGCAAAGGGTGACCCAGGAGGATGCTGGGGTGTACCACTGTGAGATCAGTGCTCCTCATGACTCTGTCAACCTGGGCGAGACCAATGTCACCCTCAAAGTCCTGG TGCCCCCACACACTCCATCATGTGAAATCCCCAGTGGGGCAGTGACAGGCTCAGGGGTGCAGCTGCGCTGTAGGGACCAACAGAGCATCCCGCCTGCTACATACTCGTGGTTCAAGGACAGCCAGCTGATCAGTCCACCTCGCCACGCCAACGCCACATATGTAATCAACTCACACACAGGAATactg GAGTTTAAAGCTGTAGCCAAAGAGGACACCGGCCACTACAGCTGCCTGGCTTCGAACAAAGTGGGACCGTCAAAGATGTGCAAGGGCAAGCACATGAcgatag AGGATGTCAACGTCTCGGCCATAGTGGCAGCAGTGGGGGTGGTCTGCCTGGTCATCGTGGTCTGTGGATGCGGGGGATTCCTCTTACACCGCAGTGGTTTCTTCAGCC GACACAGAGGAAG GTCATTTTGGATCTCCCAGGGTCATGGTGCAGCCCACATCAGCAGCCAAACCCTGCACAGAACTGAGGACAC
- the jam2a gene encoding junctional adhesion molecule 2A isoform X3 — translation MEGTSLYLPIVILLMQCSPSIPVTVSTISHIVEVREFSDAVLSCMFRTESDQNPRIEWKKKGKDVFFVYFDGHFKGPFEGRATIEAATVTLQRVTQEDAGVYHCEISAPHDSVNLGETNVTLKVLVPPHTPSCEIPSGAVTGSGVQLRCRDQQSIPPATYSWFKDSQLISPPRHANATYVINSHTGILEFKAVAKEDTGHYSCLASNKVGPSKMCKGKHMTIEDVNVSAIVAAVGVVCLVIVVCGCGGFLLHRSGFFSRHRGRSNVNYIPPPQEPQDFKHTQSFML, via the exons ATGGAGGGGACGTCCCTGTATCTGCCTATTGTGATTTTACTGATGCAAT gtTCCCCCTCCATTCCTGTTACTGTGTCGACCATCAGTCACATTGTGGAGGTGCGCGAGTTCTCAG ATGCGGTGCTGTCCTGCATGTTCCGCACAGAGAGCGACCAGAACCCACGCATCGAGTGGAAGAAGAAGGGGAAAGATGTTTTCTTTGTGTACTTTGATGGACACTTCAAAG GTCCCTTTGAGGGCCGGGCGACCATTGAAGCGGCCACGGTGACGCTGCAAAGGGTGACCCAGGAGGATGCTGGGGTGTACCACTGTGAGATCAGTGCTCCTCATGACTCTGTCAACCTGGGCGAGACCAATGTCACCCTCAAAGTCCTGG TGCCCCCACACACTCCATCATGTGAAATCCCCAGTGGGGCAGTGACAGGCTCAGGGGTGCAGCTGCGCTGTAGGGACCAACAGAGCATCCCGCCTGCTACATACTCGTGGTTCAAGGACAGCCAGCTGATCAGTCCACCTCGCCACGCCAACGCCACATATGTAATCAACTCACACACAGGAATactg GAGTTTAAAGCTGTAGCCAAAGAGGACACCGGCCACTACAGCTGCCTGGCTTCGAACAAAGTGGGACCGTCAAAGATGTGCAAGGGCAAGCACATGAcgatag AGGATGTCAACGTCTCGGCCATAGTGGCAGCAGTGGGGGTGGTCTGCCTGGTCATCGTGGTCTGTGGATGCGGGGGATTCCTCTTACACCGCAGTGGTTTCTTCAGCC GACACAGAGGAAG